One Nicotiana tabacum cultivar K326 chromosome 23, ASM71507v2, whole genome shotgun sequence genomic window, ctggtttaaatcacagttggtttagcagaaattgcatgcctccaattatatctaaaccattggttatgagaacaaaactgccaaaataaaatttggtgtgtgatgtattatttaatatacaacagcatttgtacgcatctagccaagttatgataagttctccctatcacaatcgatccagggtcaggaaccaaataatttctatctagaaatatgaatgtgctatatgatttaattgttccatcACAATGCATAAAGATGGATCCCCAActaaggctagggatatgtgttggtgatcccaacaataggggaagaaaatgggcagctgaaaaagtaatacatgtaatgaattattatgagtacatcgagatcctcgtacgagaaaatgtgaacttgaagttcaagtgataattcatttgcaaaatattgcgagGCGTATTTGTTGACCCAAAGATAAAtatcatattcagctgctaatgctccaaataaaataaagttcataatgaatagagtctacggcatgcatgaagcataatagactaatcggttccaaagataaaattCCTTGAAAAAGGAGAGGAGCAAatattcaagatggtcataataaggaggcaagtgctctaaaAGAGcaccatgacataacacttcataagacctcatgggagaggctcaggtacctgaaaatattaagataaagagatctcaatataatgtagcgctcaatattattaatattgacgaagaccttgagctcaaatctgtcatgaaatttggacagataaatgattggccaaatgaaaaatacgcaatgaaaattgatttcacctgaaaaatatgaagttggacggatagtcccaacacctgaaagtataaagctaGTGGAGTTacaaatgtgttcttgtgcgaaaaaaaaaggtcaagtcgatagacataaagacgactcgtgtcacaagaagatttgtaaatattctggcattgattatatagagacatgttctcttgtggtggatgtcatcatttcaggttttaatctggcaatacaagaaaaaagGTGATATGCGTagaatggaaatcattgaaggatttaaattattCTGAAgtatattaaggtttccaagaaatttattaaataaagcttcaaaaatccttatacggattgaaacaaccAGGGCGCATGTGCTATAATCGCccgagtgagtacctgttgaaagaagggtacaagaatgattcaatttgtccttgtgtctttataaaaagatttggatctaaatttattataatcatcgtgtatgttgatgatttaaatttCACTGGAACTCatagggagcttcctaaagcagtagattatttaaagaaagaatttgaaatgaaagatcttggaaagacaaaaatttgttttggtctacaaattgagtatatgaaagatggaatttttgtccatcactcagcatacactaaaataattttaaagcgattttatatggataaagcacatccattccgacctcatgaaaataatgaagagcttcttggtcccgaaAGTGCAATtagtgcactaatgtatctttctaacattacaaggtctgacataactttttcagttaatgtcttaacaagatatagctttgctcctacaaggagacattggaatggaatcaaacacatattgcagtatctaaagggactaccgatatgagattattttatgacaatgattgcagtcccgatctcattggttatgccgatgctagGTATTTATATGACTCACACAAGGTTCAATCTCAAACAgactatgtgtttacatatggaggcactgccatatcttggcgatcgactaagcaatcaatcgtgactacttcatctaatcatgttgggataattgctattcatgaagcaagtcgagaatgtgtatggttgaggtctataatacaccatattcgagacaaatgtggtttgaagtatgacaaactacccacaattttatatgaagacaatgcagcatgcatagcccaattgaagggaggattcataaaggggataggacaaagcacattccactaaagttatttttcacacatgatcttcaaaagaatggtgatatcaatgtgcaacagatccgttcaagtgataatatggctgatttgttcaccaaatctctaccgacgttaaccttcaagaaactagtgtacaagattgggatgcaaaagctcaaggatgtgaattgatgctctcatcggGATGAGTTAATacacgttgtactcttttttccttataaggttttgtcccactgggttttcctttcttgcaaggtttttaacgagacaaccaaaatgcgtatttctaaacatgtgtactctttttccttcacaaagatttttttcccataggattttttcctaataaggttttaacgaaaCACATTATCTATAGACATCCAaggggggagtgttataagaaaaatcaaattatggtggatgtctactcttcctccatgatcttctcaaatgcttaatgacatatttctatgcttaatgacatattcaatgacatatttttttttccacttttcatgcctatataaaggccttgtaatagataagaaaatacacacaattgaagaagaaaatttcttccttctctctatctccatttcttgtttatgttttactaaattgcttttattttataacactaaACAAAATAATTAACTCCAATAATAAATTCACAAATTCTTACAGGTGACAAATACATGCACCAAAGAGCAGACGGCGGACTAGACTTGGACATTTAGCGTTTTTCGCAAACTGACATAGACGGAATTAAAAGGAAATCAACGAGGCCACCTTATTATGGCCATGTTAGATTACCCCAAATAAAagtaaaacaacaaaacgaacaCAAATAATTCTATGAATGCATGTTTTCATTTTGGGAAGGAAATATTGTGTATTATCTTTGTGATGTTGTACTCGACTAGGGGAGGTCCGTTTAACTGTATTACTATGATGATATATGTGCATTTTTCTACATCGTTGAGCTATAAAATTGTGCTTCCGTTCCATGTTTAAGCAGGTTCAGAACTCGTCGATACGATCGAACCAGTTGACAATGGTTGTACATAGGCCCTTAGTGTCATTTAAGGCAACAGTTTTAACCACTTGCGCAACAGCATCTGCTGGAGTGTATACAGCTCCTACTCGCCATTTTGGTTCCTAGTCAGTAgtcaccaaaacaaaaattcactCTGTTCAATGCAATGTTCACTAAGTGTTACTATAAGAGCAATTTTCATATTCTATATCCTAATATATTTCTATGGCTAATAAAAACAAGTGAATAAAGCAAATCATGCAACAATGTGCAAGTTACCTGAATGCACGGTGTGATGTGGTTACCGGTTAATGCAATTTTCTCTACTTTTCCACCAAAAGATTCTACTCGGGGCTTTAATGTCTCTTCAAGTCGATCTGTCTCATCGATTGTATCAGAGTCAAACTTCACCTGAAAAGGTTCTATCCCATCAAAACTAACATTTACTAGAAACTACTTTTCAACCACAATATGAATGAATACCAGCAATGTACGCTTGACGTTGTATGAGTTTTTGAAACACTCAAGATTTTCAGAGGGTGTTGGCTTGAACTCTGATATCCCTTGAGCAAGCTAAAGAAACAACAATCTCATTAATAACTAAGACCAAAACCATAATCTGCTTAAATTTGAAATgcatgaagagagagagagatttagcAACATATATAACATTCAAAACTGTAACAACATGTAAGGGAGACAACAAATTTTTCAACCAAATCAAATGGACAGAACATACCTCGCCAAATACCAAAGGCAACTGATCAGCAAATTTAGTCAACGAAACAACTGTTTCTGGATCATAATCACGGATGATTGTTCCAGCTGTATCAAGTAACACCCTCAATGCATCTCCTACATAGTTGGTCAGGTCATATATATACAGCGAACGATAACTCATTGAAGCTCTTGATCAAGCGCATGCAAGATTGTTGTCTTAGACCAGAATTACTAatacaaaaaaaatcatattGATACATCACTCACTCCATTCAACCCCTTATTTCCAGCATTGCAACATCTGTAACTCTTAAACTTTAATTGAACTTTGCAAAAAGCTGTAACACAATCATCAAGAAGACTGAAGTATTAAAAAGGGTACACATTAGAGTGTCTAAAGAAGCTTCTTGCTGATAGCTTAAGTTACTGTTATGTATACGTATCAACACGGTAAGATGTCAAAAGAATATCAGTCTTATTTTTCTTGATCATCTTGATTTTCTTGGCCCTAGTTTCATACATAATGCTGTCAAAATTTTGACATGGGGATGGTAAGATTTAAAATgaagtttcctttttatttttccttctcGTCGTCTTAGTGTCGTGGGTTGGATGTTCATGCTATTTCACATGAGAATAGATCCAACCTTTACCAAACTCATACTAACACTCGTAAGACGCATTAAAGTCCATGAGTGAAACCAAAATCAGGTTACACACTGGGAGGGTGTTGGGTTATGTAGTATTCCACTCActgagattaaaaaaaaaaagagttatgtGGAGTCCCACATCTGGTATATATAGACAACTGAAGGGTTTATAGAAGTCTTGGATTACTTCATCTAGTGGCGTAAGATTTTGCTGCATGTTTAAATTCTTTCATATGAATTAATGTGCAAAGTTAATAACTTCTTATGTCAAACATCAACAAGACATCGTCAGTATCACTCAGGTTAAAGAAACTGTTGTAGTTTCTCATTAAGAATCGGTCAAAAATTTAGTAGTAGTATCTAAGATATATAttaaaaaaccaaaaccaaaacaaCATTAAGGCAGGTCAGTACCATATTCACaagataaaaaacaaaaaagctAGTGGTATGGCAAATCAACTAAAGATTCTACCTCCTCTAGCAAATCAGCTAAAGCTCACACTAGGAGGATATTTTTACTTCTGCTTGATCTAAAAAGATTATATCTCTACATCTAATAGCCATTTTAAAACGAAGTGATTGATGCTCCACAAAAAGTGGAATATCAGAAAAGGTAAAAGTGGGATTTCTTGTAATTTGGCACCAAATGACTAGACTCATATACAGTTTCTAAGATCAATTGGTAGACAGCACATGGGCTTGTCCAGTTGCAGgagaaaagtagaaaaaggagaaagagaGTAGGAAACAAAAGAGTGTAGTAGGCAAAGCAGGAAAGGAGaaattaaataattttcacaTGTTCCATTGAATTTGACCCACTTTCCTTTTTTCCGGTACAAAAAACTTCACCTATTTCTTAAAATGAAATTTTTTTCTTCGTCGAacaatttaaactcataaacaaaTATTAAATCATCTACATTTTTCTAATTAAGTATTCCACTTCTAAATAATTCAGACAATTTTTTGAACACTTCTGCATCAATCTCAACATAAGAATCAATTTAAGCATTTTATTCTTAAGCTCCACATAAGTTAAATTAGGTAGATGGAGTAGCAGTTACTTGCAAGATTGCTGCATAAAGGAAAAGGAAATAGGAATTGACATCTCTAAACAAGAAAATCAGAATTTAATGTTTCTAGACACTTCAAACTTATGGTTGATCATGTTTTGAAACATATTTTTCTTATGAACACCCTACCAAGAGGAGGAACCAAAACTCTCTTTCAACTTTCCTCACCCCCCCAATCGACACCCTAGCCACCCCGGCCCCCCAGACCCTAGAACTACCACCATGCATCTCGATCTCACCCCAACCACCCTCAATACTTCCCCCGGTCCCCAAATCCCGCCACCCCTCCCCTGACGGCCCTCGGACTTCGGGACCCGAATCCCGACCTAAAGTTCAAGGGGTCGAGTTCGACGTCAGGATTTGGGGTCGGGATTCAGGATCAAGGTTCGAGGGTTGGGTACGAGGTCCGGGGTCGGGGTTGGGATCGAGGTTTGGGTTCAATGTTCGAGGTCGAGTTCAGGATATAGGATCGAGGTCGAGGGTTGGGTCAGGTTCGAAGTTTGGGGTCCGGATGGGAGTTGGAGGTCGCGGTCAAGATCGGGGATCAGAGTGTGGATCGGGGATCGGAGTTTGAGTTCAGGGTCGGGCTTCGAATTCGGAGTTGGGGTCATGATCACGATTCGGGGACCATGGTCGGGGTTCGGGTTCATGGTCAGGGTTGAAGTTCGAATTAATGGTCGGGGTCGGGGTTTGGGGTCAATGCCGAACCCAACACTCCAACCCCGAACCCTTGTTCCAACCCCAACACCTAACCCGTGACCTGACCCTAAACCCCGATCCTAATCCACCAATTTCGACCTCGACCCCAAACTCCGACCTTGTTCGCGCCCCCAACCCCCAAAACCCCCACCTCGGTCCTAACCCCAACCCTGATCCTGACCCTGACCCTAACCCCGACGTTGAACCCTAGTCTGAAATGTTAGGAAATGAGTAGAGAAGGCGGCTGGTCTGAAAGAATAAAAGGGTTAGTGGAAGATATGTGATATATTAGGTATTGAGTAAAGGTGAGGGACACGTGGACGGTTAGGAGCTAATAATAAAAGAAACGAGATGAACGGCCCAGATTAGAAGATGAAGAGTAGGTCATCGAACGGTCCAGATTGACTTCCAACAATTATAACAACTAACGGAAAAGGAAGAGGGGAGTTAGTTAGAATACGGTATTATTtgctactttctctctctaatcATTTCCTAATTCTCTCTTCCCTCTTCTTCTGGATCCTTCCTCAccttcatttttgttcttttaggTGCATGAGCTCATCAATGTTGTAACCATTCGAATTAATCAATAAAGCTTCCAATTTGAATTTTATTCCTTTGGTCAATTACAATTTTGTGTCAATTTTCCAAGTCTATTACATGAAACCCCGACTTCAACCCCACCCCCCGACCCGAACCCTAAAGCCGACTCTGACCCAGAACATCGACGTCCCTGACCCCCGACCTGAACCCCCACTGCCCCGCTCCTCCTTTGTCCCTTACCCATTCCATCTCCAGTGTTTGCGTAGATTATATATTTTCTGCTAACtcaccaaacactagaaaataagtaagaaaatcaCTTATTTTCCAGGAAAACATTTTCTATGAAAAACATTTGCCTTTATACCAAACAGTCAAACACACCCTAAAGTCTTTCATATTTTCATCAGCATGCAAAAGAGATAGGAGAAATCTAATTGTTTGAGGTGATTAATAAAGACAAAGAGCTATGTGCATTGTAATTTGTTTATTACATTAATCATTTTTGCATCACCTCAAACAGATATTATATCTATCCCCAAAAGATTTTAGCTTTGTCCTGGGTAGTTTGCTACTCCGAGATTTTTGTGATATGGGTATGTCACAATGAAAAGAAACAAAGCTAACGGCTGCTTTACTTTTCTTCCcccgtcccccccccccccccacaaaaaaAAACGAACTAATATCAGCACTGCCCTCAGTAGCTCTGAACCGTTAAGATAGAGCAGGTAATTGTCAAGGTTAATTAGTTAGATTGAGTGAATAAAATTTCACTTGCAAATAGTGAGTCTCCCCAACCTTACTTGAATGAGAACTATAGTTTCAGACTTTCAGCACAACATACTACAAATATGTAGAAAATCACTACTATGGTTTCTAGGGGGGATTAATAATAGAGAAGCAGTTAGATTGATCTACCTGAAGCGGATTGAGCCATTGAATATACTGGAGATATAATAGGAACCATCTGGCCAACAAGAAGACCTAACTGCAAAATGGGATCAAAACCACAAGAAATGATGCATTTTGGCAGCAAATTGTTCTATGGAGAAAATAAAAGCAAGACTTGAAGTTTCTAGAAAAACAAATTGTTGCAAGATTTCATGCTTCTTTCAAAAAAGTAATTACGGCATCTGATCCTTCCTCGTCCACATTTACTCCTATCAGAAAACACCTATATTACAAGCCAGTACCATACATAGTTCTCCTAATAGATTATCAACCATCCCTTAATCCACACCCTTTGACGAACAcacgaaaagaaaagaagaaagtgcTTAAATTTGTCTAACACTCTGCTCACCTATTTTCTCTATCAAACCATAAAACAACTTACAAGGCAGATAAGCTTCTGTTGGCTTCCATCCGATTTGCCATCAGGGAGtaggaaaggaaaaagaatggAATGAAGTAAAGCAAGTTATCAGAGACTCAAGTGTTCTCTTTGATGCCAATGGCGTGCCATTAGACCAGATATAGATCTTCTCCTTAGCAGTCAAACTTCAGCACTCGTGCCTCTCCCACTTTTTTCATTCtatatcatttttttttataagataaattgtattaatcaaaagggagagaactcccgtatacacgaagtataccaaaaagtagagaatttacatcagaacatgattctctacaaaagacgcccaatcttctatacaagtagGGGCTAAATGAGTGCACctgcaccaaaaagcgatcaaagataaaagactattcttaagatgtgaaaaaggagactcaatcccctcaaaagctctcctatttctctcccccaaactatccacatgagagctaacggggcgaacttccacgccttttgctttcttcttctacggAAACCAGCCCAGCTATATAACATTTCCTTTACAgtgcttggcatcacccattgaacaccaaaaagattcaggATTTCCCTCCACAAAGCCAAGGACACAGGGCAATGCAACAAaagatgatcaacttcttcccctgagcttttacacatatagcaccaactaacaagtgtaattccTCTCTTTCGAAGATTTTCAACAGTCAAGATCACTCCCCTCGCCGCTAGCCATCCAAAAAAGCACACCTTCGTGGGCGCCCTAGGAATCCAGATCGAGTATGGAAAAGTGGCCTCCTCTCTCACCAAAATACTCTGGTAAAAGGACTTTACGGTGAACAAACCATCGCCACGCAAACcccatctccaagaatcacaAGATGGTTGGGGCCTGTCTTGCCCATATAGCAGTGTCAACAAATCTTGGAGCTCCGCAATCTCCCAATCTTCCATGTTCCTTCTAAATAAGAGGTCCCATACTACCCCCTTCATGCTCCTTACGAATCTGTTGGACCATCAATTCCTTCTGGTTTGAAACTGTGAAGACGTGGGGGAAGGAGACCCTCAGAGTATCCTCTCCACACCACCTatgattccaaaagctgattCTCCTTCCATCTCCCACCCTGTAAGTGATGTTGCCACTGAATGCTACCCAATTCTTCATGATGctcctccacatgccacaccTGAAAGGTGTTGTGATTGCCTTGGTCCTCCAACCCCCTCCCGTGGAATCGTACTTTTCTACTATGACCTCCCTCCATAGAGCATGCTCTTCTACCCCGAATATCCACAGCCACTTCCCCAATAAAGCTTTGTTGAATACCCTAAGATCTTTTCTCCAAGTCCACCCCACTTTTTTGGGGAAGTGACTGTCTGCCAATTCACTATATGAAACTTTCTAGTTCCATCCGCCGCATCCCAAAGAAAATTCCTTTGAAGCGGAGCTTGCAACAGGGACAAGTAATAGGTGGACATACTCGATAAAGTGCTTTTAATAAGCATTTCCTTACCGCCTTTTGACAAATACCATTTCTACCAgcctgctaatcttttttcaacTCTTTCGATCACTGGATTccaaaccgtagtatccttatgcGAAGCGCCCAATGGGAGACCCAGGTAAGTAGTGGGAAGGGAGCCCACCTTACATCTGAGAACATAAGACAAAGCATCAATATTAGCAACCTCACCCACCGAGAAAATCTCACACTTGCCGaggttgattttgagtcctgATACTATCTGAAACCACTGCAGGACCTGCTTCAGGTAGGTCAACTGATCCATATCAGCATCACAGAAAACCAGTGTATCATCCGCaaaaagaaaatgagagattCTTCTGGTATTGAGCACCCCGATCGGAGCTGAGAATCCTCTCAAGAAGCCTCCGCCCGCCGCACGATCCATCATTTTACTCGGAGCATCCATCACTAGAATGAATAGCATGGGGGATAGGGGGTCACCTTGTCTGAGACCCCTGGAGCTGCCAAAGAAACCACACGGGCTACCATTAACCAGGACAGAGAATTTGATTGAGGAAATGCAGAACTTGATCCATCCCCTCCATCTTGCCCCAAACCCCATCCGCATCATAATGAAGTCCAGGAACTCCTAATTGACATGGTCGAAAGCCTTCTCAAGGTCCAACTTGCATAGTAAGTCGGGTTCTCTATTTTTTCTTCTGGAGTCTACAAGTTCATTTGCCACCAAAGCAGCATCCAGGATCTGCCTACCTTCTACAAACGCATTCTGGGAGGACGAAACAGTCACGTCAAGAACCTTCTTAAGTCTGTTGGAAAGCACtttagaaataatcttgtaaaTGCTCCCCACGAGACTAATAAGCCTGTAGTCTCTAATACAAGATGCATCTTCTTTTTTAGGCACAATAGTAATAAAAGAAGCATTGATACTTCTCTCGAAAACATCATTCACATGGAAATATTCAATGGCTTCCATCAACTCCCCCTTGATGGTGTCCCAAAAGAGTTGGAAGAAGGCCAATGAGAAACCATCAGGCCCGGGGGCCTTATCACCAGCACAACTTGACATAGCCTCGtgcacctcctcctcctcgaaaGCCATTTCTAGCCACTCACTGTCTCCATCCCCTATGTGGTTGAACTCTATTCCCCCCAAAGTCGGCCTCCAACTAACTTCCTCTTTGTATAAGTTCTCATAAAACCACACTATCGCCCATTTTACCTCCTCCTCTCCCTCAATCCTCACCCCATCCACAACTAAGGTCTCTATGAAGTTTCTCCTTCGATTTGCAACTGCCACCCTGTGGAAAAACTTGTATTCGAATCCCCCTCCTTTAACCAGAACGCCTTCGATTTTTGCCACCAGCTAGTCTCCTGAGCTATTGCTAACTCGACTATTTCTCTCTTAACCTCCCCCAATCTCGCTTTCTCAGATTCATCTAACTCCCTCGTCCCTTCCCCTCTTTCTAATTCCCCCAATTCATGCATAAGTTCCGTCATTTTAATCTCTACCCTCCCAAAAACCTCCTTATTCCacctaataatatctcccttgagCAATTTAAGTTTCTTCGAAAGATGGAATGAAGGTGTCCCTGATACCCCGTAGCTTGTCCACCATTCTTTCACCTTGTCACCGAATCCTGGCACTTTGTATATCATTGTTTCTATTTGTTATAAACCTCACAAAAGCATATTTAACTTTGCTAACATGACATGATAACAGCATTTCATACgcttttattaaaaattcaggcttctttctttgttcatttttGGCGGGGTCTCGAGCAAAGATAATTACCTTGACCTCGGAAAAGGAACTAGACATAAGTATACCATTAAGATTATGAGATATCATAAGTTGAGAAGGAACACATAGCAGCGGAAAGATAAGTTGAAGCATTTGTACAGAAGCCATAACCACACACGGATGTTCAATACTTTAGGAATTAAAACAGAATAAAGGGaacaaagtaaaagaaaaaatcaatttTGTTATTCTCAAGCTAAAATGGATTGTATATTGTCTCTAGTTAGAAGATGAATGATGAAAAACACTAGGTGAAAGACAATATAGCTGCACAAAATTAGAATGTTAAAAGCAAAATATAGCATGTGAGAAAGCGACAAGTTACCTGCTCAAAATATGGCACTGCCTCTGACGCTGGCCTATTATTGTACGATATTATAATATTAGCCTTCATGAAATATATAAAAATGGATTCAGTAAGACATTCATTTCTTTGAACTAAAGGTTCAGAATTCTCTATGACTGCAGGTAAATGGAGGTAGACTGTAAGCCAAATGTCAAAAGCCAAACCTTAGGTATCTTCTCACAAAAATAACTTCCTGTAAGTGCTTGAATAAGAGCACCATTACTGCAATATGCATGGTaccgaaaaacaaaaaagaaaaaaaaaagacatctTAGCCAGGTAAAACTATATTCACCTCTAGCACTTCAAAGTATAAAGAGTTAAAATTAGTGAATGCATTTGAAACAAGCCGATTAAGCAAATCTAACTCAGACTGAGCTCCATCAATGGCACACAAAAAGAATGAtatatttctatatttagaaataattttaacATTAAATTCCATTACTCTAAGTGAAAATTTTTATAGTCACAGAAATGTTATGCGTATTTAATAGGAGAAGTATCAAAATACTTTCACAAAACTGAGTCAAACTAATTACATTAAAAAATAACAAGCCTTTGGACCAAAATATAAGGAAACAACAATGGAAAAATAGAGTGATTCAACTCAAATTAATTACCTGTGGCCAACAGAGTAAAGTGGCAAATCAACAATGCCAGCAGCAGAAAGGCCAGAATCAGGCAACCCTGATGCTAAAATTGAACCAAAACAAGCATGAAATC contains:
- the LOC107804456 gene encoding uncharacterized protein LOC107804456, which gives rise to MASTSAAYITTFTSNLHQIKQKPFFPSKCTDLFHPFSPLNLKNPKFLKFPKMTLSNECVGTENFNSTRTNYNYNDATTAKFYKRMDSCLVIPPPKGKKPKAIIKFVGGAFIGAVPEVSYSYLLENLAREGYLIICVPYNVTFDHAQVTRQVFERFHACFGSILASGLPDSGLSAAGIVDLPLYSVGHSNGALIQALTGSYFCEKIPKANIIISYNNRPASEAVPYFEQLGLLVGQMVPIISPVYSMAQSASGDALRVLLDTAGTIIRDYDPETVVSLTKFADQLPLVFGELAQGISEFKPTPSENLECFKNSYNVKRTLLVKFDSDTIDETDRLEETLKPRVESFGGKVEKIALTGNHITPCIQEPKWRVGAVYTPADAVAQVVKTVALNDTKGLCTTIVNWFDRIDEF